A genomic window from Aythya fuligula isolate bAytFul2 chromosome 15, bAytFul2.pri, whole genome shotgun sequence includes:
- the TNFRSF17 gene encoding tumor necrosis factor receptor superfamily member 17 yields MAHCPENEYFDNLVLSCKPCHLRCSGTPPPSCENYCDKSTDSGGVLWICLGFGVILMLTLFTLMVLFKWKHLRQLKEKLKNTGASVELNDVLKANTESSVQTDGIRHSLQSETLMYSVEECTCSDCGLVKPQTGCETSFPLPATEEGATVLVTTKSFDYCNYILGAGCL; encoded by the exons ATGGCACACTGCCCCGAAAATGAATACTTTGATAATCTAGTGCTCTCTTGTAAGCCTTGTCATCTTCGATGTTCTGGTACACCACCACCTTCATGTGAAAACTACTGTGATAAGA gTACTGATTCAGGTGGAGTTCTTTGGATTTGTTTGGGCTTCGGAGTAATTTTAATGCTCACTTTATTCACATTAATGGTCTTGTTTAAGTGGAAGCACCTAAGGcaactaaaagaaaaactgaaaaacacag GTGCTTCTGTGGAGCTGAATGATGTTCTCAAGGCTAATACAGAAAGCAGTGTGCAGACAGATGGAATTAGACACTCACTTCAAAGTGAAACATTAATGTATTCAGTGGAGGAATGCACTTGTAGTGACTGTGGCTTGGTAAAACCTCAGACTGGCTGTGAAACTTCATTTCCATTACCAGCTACAGAAGAAGGAGCTACTGTTCTAGTTACAACAAAATCCTTTGATTACTGCAACTATATTCTGGGTGCTGGGTGTCTATGA